A genomic segment from Capra hircus breed San Clemente chromosome 7, ASM170441v1, whole genome shotgun sequence encodes:
- the SPATA24 gene encoding spermatogenesis-associated protein 24: protein MATPVGWSQGGSGSVCLAFDQLRDVIESQEELIHQLRNVMILQDENFVSKEEFQAVEKKLVEEKAAHAKTKVLLAKEEEKLQFALGEVEVLSKQLEKEKLAFEKALSSVKSRALQESSKKDQLITKCNEIESHIIKQEDILNGKENEIKELQQVISQQKEIFRNHMSDFRIQKQQENYMAQVLDQKHKKASGTRQARSRQRPREK, encoded by the exons ATGGCGACGCCCGTCGGGTGGTCGCAGGGGGGCTCAGGGTCGGTGTGTCTCGCCTTTGATCAACTGCGGGACGTGATTGAGTCTCAAGAGGAACTGATCCAccaactgaggaatgtg ATGATTCTCCAGGATGAAAATTTTGTCAGTAAAGAAGAGTTCCAGGCAGTGGAGAAAAAGCTGGTG GAAGAGAAAGCAGCCCATGCCAAGACCAAGGTTCTCCTGGCCAAGGAAGAGGAGAAGTTGCAGTTTGCCCTCGGAGAGGTAGAGGTGCTGTCTAAACAGCTGGAGAAAGAGAAGCTGGCCTTTGAAAAGGC GCTCTCCAGTGTCAAGAGCAGAGCCCTGCAGGAGTCCAGCAAGAAGGACCAGCTCATCACCAAGTGCAATG AAATTGAGTCTCACATTATAAAGCAAGAAGATATACTTAATGGCAAAGAGAATGAGATTAAGGAGTTGCAGCAAGTTATCAGCCAGCAGAAAGAGATCTTCAG GAATCACATGTCTGACTTCCGGATCCAGAAGCAGCAAGAGAACTACATGGCCCAAGTGCTGGACCAGAAGCATAAGAAAGCCTCGGGGACGCGTCAGGCCCGGAGCCGCCAGCGTCccagggaaaaataa
- the PROB1 gene encoding proline-rich basic protein 1 — protein sequence MLTAFAQPALPRFPGRLPAGPARRQDSSGSSGSYHTAPGSPEPPDVGPDAEGRANWPRVAPALGAGVQPRLSVSAQNSRQQLLPGSGFPRGPASGLRPPQPQLRMLPSGEMEVIFGAGPLFSCSDAEDKVQQLTTPAFRSLSPPGSASPIPGEPQPQGPDGGSRWATYLELRPRAASPATPSQFECVEVALEEHTAPARPRTVPKRQIELRPRPRSPPREANAPRPRLLLRTGSLDESLSRLQAAADLVQTALARKLSPAPSAPSNATFGPTVLPEPATPETPRSTRVALEEAKSLPPRVNYSSAPARAPRPWPSLRERAIRRDKPTPGTEPLGPVSSSIFLKSGEKPEEVHQKEPKAHFARDTPAQTVLRAQGPPFQSRAPSEVSSKTVRRRSPSPPWEAPNGTVRGPHCTSPQNLSPWNRTIRKVSSPSLPEASSTWDNQDAAVTETVSRKSPSPPTLSQWNRGVARARSPSPEAPSSWEVPQPAVGDAVEGSRSPSPPTLPSWETPDRPVGTWSPSPQETWNSTVQSSSVVSTRVAINGVAQEELVPPTPSAPGTPKLTNVQSPSTREMPDLASRGNQLSPEVAAPELPLSRNLDADALPEAVGCGKTASGRPRVAIPRPRDVRKIVKTTYAPSFPASTPDSGLPAPPAEPRGDEGSPSKTQELQALGPPAPSHYTSIFLKDFLPVVSHPYEPPEPTPDTVPRDVTQSNGVLRRRAENSTAKPFARTEIRLPGALALGRRPERTRGVAVHGPGGKNRDEEAQRLVPDGKGRTSPLGGARTSPQQSPMGPAETQPPGPPRPSSPQAHPSSSSEIESKLETPPQAPEPAVAVQSPLPREPPASARRTARAQPRAASAPPLDRSADGSSQGVRRPPGAANPGKVLVDPESGRYYFVEAPRQPRLRLLFDPESGQYVEVLLPPSPSVPPRRVYTPLALGPGLYPPAYGHLPGLSLPPSPGPPAFSGPQPPWASEAGPLDGMYYLPVSGTPSPAPPLLLCAPPSSLGPSQPNKGSLFPV from the coding sequence ATGCTGACCGCGTTCGCCCAGCCAGCCCTGCCTAGGTTCCCAGGGCGGCTGCCTGCGGGCCCCGCTCGGCGCCAGGACTCGTCCGGTTCGTCAGGTTCCTACCACACTGCTCCGGGTTCTCCAGAGCCCCCGGACGTTGGGCCGGACGCAGAGGGCCGGGCGAATTGGCCCAGGGTGGCCCCTGCGCTGGGGGCGGGCGTGCAGCCTCGCCTGTCCGTCAGCGCCCAGAATAGCCGCCAGCAGCTACTACCCGGCTCGGGTTTCCCGCGAGGCCCGGCCTCCGGCCTGCGaccaccccagccccagctgcGCATGCTGCCGTCGGGGGAGATGGAAGTCATCTTCGGCGCTGGGCCCCTATTCAGCTGCTCCGACGCAGAAGATAAAGTGCAACAGCTCACGACGCCGGCCTTCCGCAGCCTCTCTCCGCCTGGGTCCGCGTCTCCCATCCCTGGCGAACCGCAGCCCCAGGGCCCCGACGGTGGCTCCCGCTGGGCCACTTACCTGGAGTTGCGGCCCCGCGCGGCGAGTCCTGCCACCCCATCGCAGTTCGAGTGTGTGGAGGTAGCACTGGAGGAGCATACCGCGCCTGCCAGGCCCCGGACGGTGCCCAAACGTCAGATCGAGCTGCGCCCTCGGCCCCGGAGTCCCCCGCGGGAGGCCAATGCGCCGCGCCCTCGACTGCTCCTGCGTACTGGCTCCCTGGACGAGTCTCTGAGCCGCCTGCAGGCTGCCGCGGACCTCGTACAGACGGCGCTAGCCAGAAAACTGAGCCCGGCGCCCTCTGCCCCAAGCAACGCCACCTTTGGACCCACGGTGCTGCCGGAGCCTGCGACCCCAGAAACGCCCCGCAGTACTCGGGTAGCCCTGGAGGAAGCCAAGTCTCTGCCGCCTCGGGTGAACTATAGTTCAGCCCCAGCCAGGGCCCCAAGACCGTGGCCAAGCCTCCGGGAGCGCGCAATTCGGCGCGACAAGCCCACGCCCGGGACCGAGCCTCTGGGTCCAGTTAGTTCCAGCATCTTCCTGAAGTCAGGGGAGAAGCCCGAGGAGGTGCACCAAAAAGAACCGAAGGCTCATTTCGCGCGAGATACTCCGGCTCAAACCGTCCTGAGGGCACAGGGTCCGCCTTTCCAGTCTAGGGCCCCCTCGGAGGTTTCGAGTAAGACTGTGAGACGGAGGAGCCCATCCCCGCcgtgggaagccccaaatgggaCCGTGCGGGGTCCTCACTGCACCTCCCCCCAGAACCTGTCCCCCTGGAATCGAACAATTCGGAAGGTGAGTAGCCCATCGCTCCCCGAGGCATCCTCTACATGGGACAATCAGGATGCTGCTGTCACGGAAACTGTCAGCAGAAAGAGCCCTTCCCCTCCGACCCTTTCCCAGTGGAATCGGGGTGTTGCCAGGGCAAGAAGCCCATCCCCCGAAGCTCCCTCCTCGTGGGAGGTGCCGCAGCCGGCAGTTGGGGATGCAGTTGAGGGAAGTAGGAGCCCGTCCCCGCCGACCTTGCCCtcgtgggagactccagatcgTCCTGTTGGAACGTGGAGCCCATCGCCCCAGGAGACGTGGAACTCCACGGTGCAGAGCTCATCCGTAGTGTCTACACGCGTAGCTATTAATGGCGTGGCCCAAGAGGAACTGGTGCCGCCCACGCCGTCTGCACCAGGGACTCCAAAGCTGACAAATGTTCAAAGTCCGTCCACGCGGGAGATGCCGGATCTTGCCTCCCGAGGCAACCAGCTGTCGCCAGAGGTGGCTGCACCCGAGCTGCCTCTCAGTCGCAACCTGGATGCCGATGCGCTCCCTGAAGCGGTGGGCTGTGGAAAAACGGCCTCAGGGCGCCCGCGCGTGGCCATTCCGCGGCCCCGCGACGTACGCAAGATAGTGAAGACCACGTACGCGCCGAGCTTTCCGGCAAGCACCCCAGACTCAGGGCTCCCCGCCCCTCCGGCAGAACCCCGCGGGGATGAAGGCAGCCCATCCAAGACACAAGAACTTCAGGCGCTGGGGCCCCCCGCCCCGTCTCACTACACTTCCATTTTTCTCAAGGACTTTCTGCCGGTTGTGTCCCACCCCTACGAACCCCCAGAGCCAACCCCAGACACAGTCCCCCGGGACGTTACGCAGTCCAACGGGGTCCTGCGGCGGAGGGCAGAGAATAGCACGGCGAAACCCTTCGCGCGCACTGAGATCCGCCTGCCTGGTGCCCTGGCCTTAGGCCGCCGGCCTGAGAGAACCCGGGGAGTCGCGGTGCACGGTCCTGGCGGAAAGAACCGGGATGAAGAGGCCCAGCGCTTGGTCCCGGACGGCAAGGGTCGGACCAGCCCTCTAGGCGGCGCTCGCACCTCACCCCAGCAGTCGCCAATGGGGCCGGCAGAGACCCAACCTCCCGGACCGCCCCGCCCCAGCTCCCCGCAGGCGCACCCTAGCTCGAGCTCAGAAATAGAATCCAAACTGGAGACGCCCCCTCAGGCCCCTGAGCCCGCGGTGGCGGTCCAGTCGCCTCTCCCGCGGGAACCCCCGGCGTCGGCTCGTAGAACGGCCAGGGCCCAGCCCCGCGCTGCCTCGGCGCCTCCGCTGGACCGGTCCGCGGACGGTTCCTCCCAGGGGGTTCGTAGGCCGCCAGGGGCTGCAAACCCGGGGAAGGTCCTAGTGGACCCCGAGAGCGGCCGCTACTACTTTGTGGAGGCGCCGCGGCAGCCTCGGCTGCGGCTGCTCTTCGACCCTGAGAGCGGGCAGTACGTGGAGGTGCTGCTGCCACCCTCGCCCTCGGTGCCGCCCCGCCGCGTCTACACTCCTCTGGCCCTGGGCCCCGGCCTCTACCCGCCAGCCTATGGGCATCTTCCCGGCCTCTCACTGCCACCATCCCCCGGCCCGCCGGCCTTCAGCGGCCCACAGCCACCCTGGGCCTCCGAGGCGGGGCCCCTGGACGGGATGTACTACCTGCCAGTGAGCGGGACACCCAGCCCCGCACCTCCTCTTCTTCTCTGTGCTCCACCCTCCAGCTTGGGTCCCTCGCAGCCCAACAAGGGCTCCTTGTTCCCGGTGTGA